The bacterium genome contains a region encoding:
- the pth gene encoding aminoacyl-tRNA hydrolase, with protein sequence MIAIVGLGNPGRRYRGTRHNVGREVAEQVAATLGVRLAGDGWARTARAKFGRAAVFLAVPETYMNVSGQAVADLARRRRLAPENLLVVHDDLDLPLGRLRLRPGNGAGGHNGVRSIIEHLGTRGFPRLRVGIGRPPAGVAAETFVLERFTTEERTVIDEAVERAANAALAVVSDGLEAAMNRVNPRDAAPGGAPGKAAGAARRRGAEDA encoded by the coding sequence ATGATCGCCATCGTGGGCCTCGGCAATCCCGGCCGCCGCTATCGCGGAACGCGCCACAACGTAGGCCGCGAGGTCGCGGAGCAGGTCGCGGCCACACTCGGCGTCCGGCTGGCCGGTGACGGTTGGGCGCGTACGGCGCGCGCGAAATTCGGGAGGGCCGCGGTCTTCCTCGCCGTTCCCGAGACGTACATGAACGTGAGCGGCCAGGCGGTCGCGGATCTGGCGCGCCGCCGCCGGCTCGCGCCCGAGAATCTCCTCGTCGTTCATGACGACCTCGATCTCCCGCTCGGCCGGCTGCGGCTCAGGCCGGGCAACGGCGCCGGGGGCCACAACGGCGTCCGCTCCATCATCGAACATCTCGGGACCAGGGGCTTTCCCCGCCTTCGCGTCGGCATCGGGCGTCCGCCGGCCGGGGTCGCGGCGGAGACGTTCGTACTCGAGCGGTTCACGACCGAGGAACGGACGGTGATCGATGAAGCCGTCGAACGCGCGGCCAACGCCGCGCTCGCCGTGGTGAGCGACGGGCTCGAAGCGGCGATGAACCGCGTCAACCCGCGCGATGCAGCGCCGGGCGGCGCCCCCGGGAAGGCGGCCGGCGCGGCGCGGCGGCGTGGAGCCGAGGATGCCTGA
- a CDS encoding 50S ribosomal protein L25, whose protein sequence is MERVSLGAQARAATGKGWARRARRDGLIPAVLYGRGRTPRPLAVPRKDLVTALHTAGRNALIDLRVAQDGEAQTETVMIEEIQRDHIRREILHVDLHLISLTEALEVSVPVVLSGTPEGVTAGGGVLDQHLREVEVRCLPTQIPDRFTVDVSLLRVGGSLHVSDLRVGEGVEILTPPEEVIAAVVAAAAEEEAAAAPEAEAAAEPEVVGRAAAEGEAPAEEGAKAKAEAKPAKSEKKE, encoded by the coding sequence ATGGAACGGGTGAGCCTGGGCGCCCAGGCGCGGGCGGCGACGGGAAAGGGCTGGGCTCGGCGCGCGCGCCGGGACGGTCTGATCCCCGCGGTGCTCTACGGCCGCGGGCGGACGCCGCGGCCGCTCGCGGTGCCGCGCAAGGACCTCGTCACGGCGCTCCACACCGCCGGGCGTAACGCCCTGATCGACCTCCGGGTCGCGCAGGACGGCGAGGCGCAGACGGAGACCGTGATGATCGAAGAGATCCAGCGCGACCACATACGGCGCGAGATCCTGCACGTCGACCTGCACCTGATCAGCCTCACCGAGGCGCTCGAGGTCAGCGTGCCCGTGGTGCTCAGCGGCACGCCGGAGGGCGTCACCGCCGGCGGCGGGGTCCTCGACCAGCACCTGCGCGAGGTGGAGGTGCGCTGCCTCCCGACGCAGATTCCCGATCGCTTTACCGTGGACGTGAGCCTGTTGCGCGTCGGCGGATCGCTCCACGTCAGTGACCTGCGCGTGGGCGAGGGCGTCGAGATCCTGACACCGCCGGAGGAAGTCATCGCCGCGGTCGTGGCCGCTGCCGCCGAGGAAGAGGCGGCCGCCGCGCCGGAGGCCGAAGCGGCGGCGGAGCCCGAGGTCGTGGGACGCGCCGCTGCCGAGGGCGAGGCCCCGGCCGAAGAGGGCGCAAAGGCGAAGGCCGAGGCCAAGCCGGCCAAGTCCGAGAAGAAAGAGTAG
- a CDS encoding cytidine/deoxycytidylate deaminase family protein, with amino-acid sequence MQRPSWDEYFMSLAHLAATRSTCLRRHVGAVIVKDRMVLSTGYNDTPRGLPNCGDGGCARCASAASSGQALDTCLCLHAEQNAIVQAAYHGVTIAGGTIYCTHQPCLTCAKMIVNGGLVRIVYDEPYPDAVAEQLLRDASVEFARFSRAPAAAGS; translated from the coding sequence ATGCAGCGGCCGTCGTGGGACGAGTACTTCATGAGCCTCGCGCACCTGGCCGCGACGCGGTCGACGTGCCTGCGGCGGCATGTGGGCGCCGTGATCGTCAAAGACCGGATGGTGCTCAGCACGGGGTACAACGACACGCCGCGCGGCCTGCCCAACTGCGGCGACGGGGGATGCGCCCGCTGCGCGTCGGCCGCGTCTTCGGGCCAGGCACTCGACACGTGCCTCTGTCTGCACGCGGAGCAGAACGCGATCGTCCAGGCGGCCTACCACGGCGTCACGATCGCCGGGGGGACGATCTACTGCACGCATCAGCCGTGCCTCACGTGCGCCAAGATGATCGTGAACGGCGGTCTGGTGCGGATCGTCTACGACGAGCCGTATCCCGATGCGGTCGCCGAGCAGCTGCTGCGCGACGCCTCGGTGGAGTTCGCCCGTTTCTCGCGGGCGCCGGCCGCCGCCGGATCGTAG
- the glyA gene encoding serine hydroxymethyltransferase, whose amino-acid sequence MDELRRTDPEIADAIAHDIDRQRYYVNLIASENYASRAVLEALGSVMTNKYAEGYPGKRYYGGCEFVDVAERLAIDRVRTLFGAEHANVQPHAGAQANMAAYFAFIKPGDAVLAMNLAHGGHLTHGSPVNFSGQLYRIIPYGVAPESERIDYAELARLAREHRPKIVVSGATAYSRQFDFPAIRSICDEVGAVMMVDMAHFAGLVAGKVHPDPVPYADVVTSTTHKTLRGPRGGMILCKERYAQAVDKAVFPGTQGGPLMHAVAAKAVCFKEAMQPQFRAYAERIVENARTLAEEFVRRGYHVVSGGTDNHLVLVDVRSKGLTGRKAERALDGAHIVVNKNMIPFDPEKPMTTSGIRIGTAAMTTRGMRPAEMRIITGWMDTVLGAPEDAAVQGRVRDDVRALCAAFPIYPEPVGAALG is encoded by the coding sequence GTGGATGAGCTTCGCCGCACCGATCCCGAGATCGCCGACGCCATCGCCCACGACATCGACCGGCAGCGGTACTACGTCAACCTGATCGCCTCGGAGAACTACGCGAGCCGCGCGGTGCTCGAAGCGCTCGGCAGCGTGATGACGAACAAGTACGCCGAGGGCTATCCTGGGAAGCGCTACTACGGCGGCTGCGAGTTCGTCGACGTCGCCGAGCGGCTGGCGATCGACCGGGTGCGCACGCTGTTCGGCGCGGAGCACGCGAACGTCCAGCCGCATGCCGGGGCGCAGGCCAACATGGCGGCGTACTTCGCCTTCATCAAGCCGGGCGACGCGGTACTGGCGATGAACCTCGCCCACGGCGGACATCTCACCCACGGCAGCCCGGTCAATTTCTCCGGCCAACTCTACCGCATCATCCCGTACGGCGTCGCCCCGGAGTCGGAGCGCATCGATTACGCCGAACTCGCCCGGCTGGCGCGCGAGCACCGGCCGAAGATCGTCGTGTCCGGGGCGACGGCCTACTCGCGGCAATTCGACTTTCCCGCGATCCGGTCGATCTGCGACGAGGTGGGGGCCGTCATGATGGTGGACATGGCCCACTTCGCCGGGCTCGTCGCCGGCAAGGTCCATCCGGACCCGGTGCCGTACGCCGACGTCGTGACCTCGACGACGCACAAGACGCTCCGCGGCCCCCGGGGCGGCATGATCCTCTGCAAAGAACGGTACGCGCAGGCGGTCGACAAGGCCGTGTTCCCCGGCACACAGGGCGGCCCGTTGATGCACGCCGTCGCCGCCAAGGCCGTCTGCTTCAAGGAAGCGATGCAGCCGCAGTTCCGCGCGTACGCCGAGCGGATCGTGGAGAACGCGCGGACGCTCGCCGAGGAGTTCGTGCGGCGCGGCTACCACGTCGTGTCCGGCGGGACCGACAATCACCTCGTTCTGGTCGACGTGCGCAGCAAGGGGCTCACGGGACGCAAAGCCGAGCGCGCGCTCGACGGCGCGCACATCGTCGTGAACAAGAACATGATTCCGTTCGATCCGGAAAAGCCGATGACGACGAGCGGCATCAGGATCGGCACCGCCGCGATGACGACGCGCGGCATGCGTCCGGCGGAGATGCGCATCATCACCGGCTGGATGGACACGGTGCTGGGCGCGCCGGAGGACGCCGCGGTCCAGGGCCGGGTTCGGGACGATGTGCGGGCCCTCTGCGCCGCCTTCCCGATCTACCCCGAGCCGGTCGGAGCGGCGCTGGGCTAG
- a CDS encoding L-threonylcarbamoyladenylate synthase, translated as MIRGQATHLMQVLAVDPASQDVPRQAVRTLLEGGLVVFPTDTYYALGAAAGNAEAVARVFAAKGRSATDPLPVLVAGVDQWRMAAAEIPDLALRLAERFWPGPLTIVCRRAPYLPPLLTGGGDTIGVRQPAVPLAQALCRALGMPITGTSANSHDSPPPVTAIEVGMDLGGKVGLILDGGACAGGHPSTVIDVTRTPPVIVRPGAVTAEALRAVAGTVLEPA; from the coding sequence GTGATCAGGGGACAAGCCACGCATCTAATGCAGGTCCTGGCCGTCGATCCGGCCTCGCAGGACGTGCCGAGGCAGGCCGTGCGGACTCTGCTCGAGGGCGGCCTCGTCGTGTTCCCGACCGACACCTACTACGCCCTGGGCGCGGCGGCGGGTAACGCCGAGGCGGTGGCGCGCGTCTTCGCCGCGAAGGGCCGGTCCGCGACCGATCCGCTGCCGGTGCTCGTGGCCGGCGTCGACCAGTGGCGGATGGCCGCGGCCGAGATTCCCGATCTCGCCCTCCGGCTCGCCGAACGGTTCTGGCCCGGGCCGCTCACGATCGTCTGCCGGCGGGCGCCGTACCTGCCGCCGCTGCTGACCGGGGGTGGCGACACAATCGGCGTGCGCCAGCCGGCCGTGCCGCTGGCCCAGGCGCTCTGCCGGGCCCTCGGCATGCCCATCACGGGGACGAGCGCCAACTCGCACGACAGCCCGCCGCCGGTGACGGCGATCGAGGTCGGGATGGATCTCGGAGGGAAGGTCGGCCTGATCCTGGACGGCGGCGCCTGCGCCGGCGGCCATCCGTCGACGGTGATCGACGTGACCCGCACACCCCCCGTGATCGTCCGCCCCGGCGCGGTCACGGCCGAGGCCCTGCGCGCGGTGGCCGGGACCGTGCTCGAACCGGCCTGA
- the prmC gene encoding peptide chain release factor N(5)-glutamine methyltransferase, translating to MTRRAAVQAPRSRSEARAWGTDRLRQAGLDDRAAWVEADLLLRHAAALTREELLLRPAVPLPREAAEAYAVLIARRAAGWPAAYLTGRREFCGLPLDVDARVLIPRPETERLVEVVAAALAARPAPLIVDVGTGSGAIALALAHRLPAARVIGIDLSADALEVARSNAARLGLADRIDWLGGDVLEPLAGRIGRGGADAICANPPYVPTPEIGALAREIRDHEPMGALDGGPDGLAVHRRIAGAAAAYLRPGGLLALETSALGDQARAVAALIASQGTFAPAEIVLDYAGFQRVVIAERLLDAAAPSMRGGRVAGMGGGE from the coding sequence ATGACGCGCCGCGCCGCGGTGCAGGCCCCGCGGAGCCGGTCCGAGGCCCGCGCGTGGGGCACCGACCGCCTTCGGCAGGCGGGACTCGACGACCGCGCGGCCTGGGTCGAGGCGGATCTCCTGCTCCGGCACGCCGCCGCGCTGACGCGCGAGGAACTCCTGCTCCGGCCCGCCGTCCCGCTGCCGCGGGAAGCGGCCGAGGCCTACGCCGTCCTGATCGCGCGCCGCGCGGCGGGATGGCCCGCGGCGTACCTCACCGGCCGGCGGGAGTTTTGCGGTCTGCCCCTCGACGTGGACGCGCGCGTGCTCATCCCGCGTCCGGAGACCGAGCGGCTGGTCGAGGTGGTGGCCGCCGCGCTGGCCGCCCGTCCCGCCCCGCTGATCGTCGACGTGGGGACCGGCAGCGGGGCGATCGCGCTCGCCCTCGCGCACCGGCTGCCGGCCGCGCGCGTGATCGGGATCGATCTTTCGGCGGACGCCCTCGAGGTCGCGCGGTCGAACGCCGCCCGCCTCGGCCTGGCGGACCGGATCGACTGGCTCGGCGGCGACGTTCTCGAGCCGCTTGCCGGCCGCATCGGCCGGGGTGGTGCGGACGCGATCTGTGCCAACCCGCCGTACGTGCCCACTCCCGAGATCGGCGCGCTGGCGCGCGAAATACGCGACCACGAGCCGATGGGCGCGCTGGACGGCGGACCGGACGGGCTCGCGGTGCACCGGCGGATCGCCGGCGCCGCGGCCGCGTACCTTCGGCCCGGCGGTCTGCTCGCGCTCGAGACCTCGGCGCTGGGGGACCAGGCGCGCGCGGTCGCCGCGCTGATCGCGTCCCAAGGGACGTTCGCGCCGGCGGAGATCGTCCTCGACTATGCCGGATTCCAGCGTGTCGTGATCGCCGAGCGGCTGCTCGACGCCGCGGCCCCGTCTATGCGGGGCGGGCGGGTGGCGGGAATGGGGGGCGGGGAGTGA
- the prfA gene encoding peptide chain release factor 1: protein MRQEYVARLEAQEARYQDLTRALADPSVLGDPERYRRVAREQAGLAEIVDALTEYRRVARELTETEHLLRSETDVELRALAEAERATLAGRRAALEQRLETLLLPRDPRDQRDVIIEIRAGTGGEEAALFAGDLARMYGRYAERRGWRSEILSSSPTGLGGFKEIVLGIEGRGAYSRLKYESGVHRVQRVPATEAGGRIHTSTATVAVLPEAEDVEVVIRPDELQIDTYRAGGAGGQNVNKVETAVRITHLPTGLVIACQDERSQHQNREKAMRILRAHLLEQAVEKQKAEIAETRRRQVGSGERSEKIRTYNFPQDRVTDHRIGKTIHNLPGVLDGNLDDVIEGLAAAERLESLTAPAGS, encoded by the coding sequence GTGCGGCAGGAATACGTGGCCCGGCTCGAGGCTCAGGAGGCGCGGTATCAGGACCTGACCCGCGCCCTCGCCGATCCGTCCGTTCTCGGCGACCCCGAGCGGTACCGCCGCGTGGCGCGCGAGCAGGCGGGACTGGCGGAGATCGTCGACGCGCTCACCGAGTACCGCCGCGTCGCGCGGGAATTGACGGAGACCGAGCACCTGCTCCGGTCCGAGACGGATGTCGAGCTGCGCGCGCTCGCGGAAGCCGAGCGCGCGACGCTGGCCGGGCGGCGCGCGGCCCTGGAGCAGCGGCTGGAGACGCTCTTGCTGCCGCGCGATCCGCGCGACCAACGCGACGTCATCATTGAGATCCGCGCCGGTACCGGCGGCGAAGAGGCCGCCCTGTTCGCCGGCGATCTCGCCCGGATGTACGGCCGGTACGCCGAGCGGCGCGGCTGGCGTTCCGAGATTCTCTCCAGCAGCCCCACGGGACTCGGCGGGTTCAAGGAAATCGTGCTCGGCATCGAAGGGCGCGGCGCGTACAGCCGGCTGAAGTACGAAAGCGGCGTGCACCGCGTTCAGCGCGTGCCGGCCACCGAGGCCGGCGGCCGGATCCACACGTCCACCGCGACCGTCGCCGTGCTGCCGGAGGCCGAAGACGTCGAGGTCGTCATCCGGCCCGACGAGCTCCAGATCGACACGTATCGGGCCGGCGGCGCCGGCGGACAGAACGTGAACAAGGTGGAGACGGCGGTGCGCATCACGCACCTGCCGACCGGGCTCGTCATCGCGTGCCAGGACGAGCGGTCCCAGCATCAAAACCGCGAAAAGGCGATGCGGATCCTGCGGGCGCACCTCCTCGAGCAGGCCGTCGAGAAGCAGAAGGCGGAGATCGCCGAGACGCGCCGCCGCCAGGTCGGATCGGGCGAGCGGAGCGAGAAGATCCGGACCTACAATTTTCCTCAGGACCGCGTGACGGATCATCGGATCGGCAAGACCATCCACAACCTGCCCGGCGTGCTGGATGGGAACCTCGACGACGTGATCGAGGGGCTCGCCGCGGCGGAGCGGCTCGAAAGCCTGACGGCGCCGGCGGGATCATGA
- the rpmE gene encoding 50S ribosomal protein L31 has protein sequence MKKDIHPSYRQTTVTCACGETFTTGSTHENIRVEICSKCHPFYTGQRKFVDSEGRVQKFAKKYGLRI, from the coding sequence ATGAAGAAAGACATCCATCCAAGCTATCGCCAGACCACGGTCACGTGCGCCTGCGGCGAGACCTTTACGACCGGGTCCACCCACGAGAACATCCGCGTGGAAATCTGCTCGAAGTGCCATCCGTTCTACACCGGGCAGCGCAAGTTCGTGGACTCCGAGGGGCGCGTGCAGAAGTTTGCCAAGAAGTACGGTCTTCGGATCTAA
- a CDS encoding M23 family metallopeptidase, whose protein sequence is MATAGERASAGVLVGFAAAVSLVLPLSGLGPAASGGGRAASNAPRPPEVVRAAVHLRLPNLPLPVVTARASGSATHTIAAGDTLWNVARSSGVTVEALAAANGLSKRDILRLGRVLRVPASGTVVPAHPASRPAVPPRAAEGSGVPATVPAAIPASPAKAARRFALRWPSAGIVTSRFGWRVHPIFGRREFHTGMDIATRYGSPVVAARSGIVRFVGWMAGYGRLVVVDHDGGVETSYSHLSSALVNPGDRVAAGQVIGRIGNSGWSTGPHLFFEVRRNGVPVDPARYLN, encoded by the coding sequence ATGGCGACCGCCGGGGAGCGTGCGTCCGCGGGCGTGTTGGTGGGATTCGCCGCGGCGGTGTCTCTCGTGCTTCCCCTGTCCGGGCTCGGACCGGCCGCCAGCGGCGGCGGGCGTGCCGCGTCGAATGCGCCGCGTCCTCCCGAGGTGGTGCGCGCGGCCGTGCATCTGCGCCTGCCCAATCTGCCTCTGCCGGTCGTGACGGCCCGGGCCTCCGGTTCCGCGACGCATACGATCGCGGCCGGTGACACGTTGTGGAACGTCGCGCGGTCCTCGGGGGTGACCGTCGAGGCGCTGGCCGCCGCGAACGGTTTGTCGAAACGCGACATCCTGCGCCTCGGCCGCGTCCTCCGGGTCCCCGCATCGGGCACGGTGGTCCCGGCGCACCCCGCCTCGAGGCCGGCCGTCCCGCCTCGAGCGGCGGAGGGTTCGGGCGTGCCGGCGACGGTCCCGGCGGCCATTCCTGCGTCTCCTGCCAAGGCGGCGCGGCGGTTTGCGCTGCGATGGCCGTCCGCCGGAATCGTCACCTCGCGCTTCGGCTGGCGCGTCCACCCCATCTTCGGACGCCGCGAATTTCACACCGGCATGGATATCGCCACGCGATACGGGTCTCCGGTGGTCGCCGCGCGGTCCGGCATCGTCCGCTTCGTCGGATGGATGGCGGGATATGGACGGCTGGTCGTGGTCGACCACGACGGCGGGGTCGAGACCTCGTACTCGCATCTGTCGTCCGCGCTGGTGAACCCCGGAGATCGGGTCGCCGCGGGCCAGGTGATCGGGCGCATCGGCAATTCGGGCTGGAGCACCGGTCCGCACCTGTTCTTCGAGGTCCGGCGGAACGGCGTTCCGGTCGACCCGGCCCGCTATTTGAACTGA
- the rho gene encoding transcription termination factor Rho gives MAIAELEGKSFTELQDLAKELNIQNFRRYRKQELIMKILQAQTEQSGLMFRSGILEIMQEGYGFLRTSGYLPGSEDIYVSPSQIKRFGLRVGDEVLGQVRAPKDNEKYYALLRVEAVNGLDPEQARSRPDFEKLTPVFPHERLKLELPQSDLTVRIVDLFAPIGKGQRAMIVSPPKAGKTTLLKKIGQSIVQNHQEIYLMVLLLDERPEEVTDMRRSVEAEVVASTFDRPPEEHVQVADLVLERAKRLVEGGRDVVVLLDSLTRFSRANNLVIPPSGRTLSGGLDPAALHRPKRFFGAARKIEEGGSITIVATALIDTGSRMDDVIYEEFKGTGNMELHLNRKLQERRTFPAIDIKLSGTRREELLLTEEELRKVWVLRKSLESLDTVAMTELILDRLRKTPNNQGFLRSIIKSAEDDT, from the coding sequence GTGGCGATCGCAGAGCTCGAGGGGAAGAGCTTCACCGAACTCCAGGACCTCGCCAAAGAACTGAACATCCAGAACTTTCGACGCTATCGCAAACAGGAGCTGATCATGAAGATCTTGCAAGCCCAAACCGAGCAGAGCGGGCTGATGTTCCGCTCGGGCATCCTCGAGATCATGCAGGAGGGGTACGGGTTCCTCCGCACCAGCGGCTACCTGCCGGGATCCGAGGACATCTACGTGTCCCCATCGCAGATCAAGCGATTCGGCCTCCGCGTCGGCGACGAGGTGCTGGGGCAGGTCCGCGCGCCCAAGGACAACGAAAAGTACTACGCGCTGCTGCGCGTCGAAGCCGTCAACGGCCTCGACCCCGAGCAGGCGCGCTCGCGGCCGGACTTCGAAAAGCTGACCCCGGTCTTCCCGCACGAGCGGCTCAAGCTCGAACTGCCGCAGAGCGACCTGACCGTCCGGATCGTCGACCTCTTCGCGCCGATCGGCAAAGGGCAGCGGGCCATGATCGTCTCGCCGCCCAAGGCCGGCAAGACGACGCTGCTCAAGAAAATCGGGCAGAGCATCGTGCAGAACCACCAGGAAATCTACCTGATGGTGCTGCTGCTCGACGAGCGGCCGGAAGAGGTCACGGACATGCGCCGCTCGGTGGAAGCCGAGGTCGTCGCCTCCACGTTCGACCGGCCCCCGGAAGAGCACGTGCAGGTGGCCGATCTGGTGCTCGAGCGGGCGAAGCGGCTCGTGGAGGGGGGCCGGGACGTGGTGGTCCTGCTGGACAGCCTGACGCGCTTCTCGCGCGCGAACAACCTCGTGATCCCTCCGAGCGGCCGGACGCTGTCGGGCGGCCTCGATCCCGCGGCGCTCCACCGTCCGAAGCGGTTCTTCGGGGCCGCCCGGAAGATCGAGGAGGGCGGGAGCATCACGATCGTGGCGACCGCGCTGATCGATACCGGCAGCCGCATGGACGACGTGATCTACGAGGAGTTCAAGGGCACCGGCAACATGGAACTCCACCTCAACCGCAAGCTCCAGGAACGGCGGACGTTCCCGGCGATCGACATCAAGCTGTCCGGGACGCGGCGCGAGGAGCTGCTGCTGACGGAAGAGGAGCTCCGGAAGGTCTGGGTGCTCCGCAAGAGCCTGGAGTCGCTGGACACGGTCGCGATGACCGAGTTGATCCTCGACCGGCTCCGCAAGACGCCGAACAACCAGGGCTTCCTGCGCTCGATCATTAAGAGCGCGGAGGACGATACGTAG
- a CDS encoding S-layer homology domain-containing protein — protein MMRGRATAITQRLAAAAAGAGLVLAAIGPAGASMYSDTQNSPYARAIEKVSVVGVLSGFPDGTFKPDQPIARLGAVEALARGLDVKGSGTIPNFKDLAEIPDADRPIIAALLNTGAASQQKAETQQDAVAYTLTTDKAVYAIDDPVDLTFTIKNTGKDDVKFEFPTTQYYDFVIKHGSEEVARWSLGQAFVPNPPPLFLAAGKAISFNTRWLQKDQDSNVVGPGTYNISAVFLLKDKPVTVNLEFQKGLLTAFPDNTFRPAAQITRAEFAALLVRAVGLQGEATQKAQTPLTVTDAAEVPPPLHGYVAAAIDHKLLAVTGNAFRPTAPTTRAEAAGALAAIMDAQNRFHWVKGTLAAVGKGDITVADAQKAVTSYALTPHIAVYRNDKPAAPADLKANDQILLLLTGPRGRAGYIEATGP, from the coding sequence ATGATGAGGGGGAGGGCGACGGCAATCACGCAGCGGCTCGCAGCCGCGGCCGCCGGCGCGGGCCTGGTGCTCGCGGCGATCGGACCGGCGGGCGCGTCGATGTACTCGGACACGCAGAACAGCCCCTACGCCCGTGCGATCGAGAAGGTCTCGGTGGTCGGCGTGCTGAGCGGGTTTCCCGACGGCACGTTCAAACCGGACCAGCCCATCGCGCGCCTCGGCGCCGTCGAGGCCCTGGCGCGCGGACTGGACGTCAAAGGAAGCGGCACCATCCCGAACTTCAAGGATCTCGCCGAGATCCCCGACGCCGACCGGCCGATCATCGCCGCCCTGCTGAACACCGGCGCGGCGTCCCAGCAAAAAGCCGAGACCCAGCAGGACGCCGTCGCCTACACGCTCACGACGGACAAGGCCGTCTACGCCATCGACGACCCGGTCGACCTCACGTTCACGATCAAGAACACCGGCAAGGACGACGTGAAGTTCGAATTTCCGACGACGCAGTACTACGATTTTGTGATCAAGCATGGCAGCGAGGAGGTCGCGCGGTGGTCGCTGGGGCAGGCGTTCGTCCCGAACCCGCCGCCGCTGTTCCTCGCCGCGGGAAAGGCGATTTCGTTCAACACGCGCTGGCTGCAGAAAGATCAGGATAGCAACGTCGTCGGGCCGGGTACCTACAATATAAGCGCCGTCTTCCTGTTGAAAGACAAGCCGGTCACAGTCAACCTGGAGTTCCAGAAGGGCCTGCTCACCGCGTTTCCCGACAACACTTTCCGGCCGGCCGCCCAGATCACGCGGGCCGAGTTCGCGGCGCTGCTCGTCCGGGCGGTGGGGCTGCAGGGCGAGGCGACGCAGAAGGCGCAGACGCCGCTCACGGTGACCGACGCCGCGGAGGTCCCGCCGCCGCTGCACGGGTACGTCGCGGCGGCGATCGACCATAAGCTCCTCGCGGTGACGGGCAACGCGTTCCGGCCGACCGCGCCAACCACGCGCGCGGAGGCGGCGGGGGCGCTCGCCGCGATCATGGATGCGCAGAACCGGTTCCACTGGGTCAAGGGCACGCTGGCGGCGGTCGGCAAGGGGGACATCACCGTGGCCGACGCGCAGAAGGCGGTCACCAGTTACGCGCTGACCCCCCACATCGCCGTTTACCGGAATGACAAGCCGGCGGCGCCGGCCGATCTCAAAGCGAACGACCAGATCCTGCTGCTGCTCACGGGCCCGCGGGGGCGCGCCGGGTACATCGAAGCCACCGGACCCTAG